AGGTGACTTTTTGCAAAACGTTTGGAAAATCATTACCAAAAACCCAGAACTCTATTCCTTTTCAAAGAAGCAATAAAATTTACTACATAAATTTTCAGTTTCCCCCGTGTAGGAAATTATTCAAAACCGAGGGGTCAGAGTGAACTACTTCACTCTGACGGGCGATTTCACGAGGCGTCCCTGCCGAGTGTTAAAAATCGCACCGGGTCTGGATAGTAAAGGGGGGTCGGGGGAAACTGTGTGACCATGACTCTTGATTATTTCAAGCACAAGTATGGATACGAGGTGGAGGGCGTATGGATGCCAAGGGTGACCGCCATTACCTCGCTTACGTCCAGGCCTTTTTTTGTTGGAAGTTATCGTTCAGCCGACTGGGGGAACATGGTGCACTCTGCCATTGAGAAAATCTTAAAAGGAGAACCTCATGATGGTGAAAAGAAGATTGGGCCTTCCCTTCACGCTTTTGAGAAGTGGAGAAGGGCACACGCAGTACATATTACAAACCCCGCAGCAGACATTGAATGCAGGGTATATGACTTTGAGAACGGGTATGCAGGAACCATAGACATGATAGCTGAGGTTAAGGGGAAAAGAGGTATTGTAGATTTGAAAACGGGAAATGGCATAAGAGACGAGTATTCTTTGCAGACCGCGGCTTATCTTAACGCGTATAACAAAGGGGCCTTAAAAAAGCTGCAGGCTACTACAAGATGGATTCTCAGAATTGATCAGTACGAAGAATGCAAAGGATGTTTTGCAAAAAAGAAAGAAAAGGATGGGAAAGAGCGAATTTCCGGAGGAAATGAATGGTGTAATCATCAATGGTCTCTTCCAACCGGAGAAGCCGAGTTTCTGGAACTGGAGGGGCAGGAAGAAGACCTTAAAGCATTTCTGGCAGCAAAGGAGGTATGGGAATGGTACCACCGCTCCTTCTTGAGAAAAGTTGCAAACTATCCAAAAAACAGCGTGCAAAAGGTACTAATATGATAACGCAACGGATTCTTGGTTTTTTACTCCTTGCAGCAGGCCTTGCTATTATCTTTGGCACCCTCTTTTTGTCCTACCAGATTTTCACGGGAGTGAGCCCCGCGCCAGAACTCTTTTCTCCTACTCAGACAGAACGCGAGGGTTCTTTGCCCCTTTTGCCCGGATCTCTTCAAGATTTGCAAAGACAACTGCCAGATCTTTTGGGAGAACAGTTGCAGGGGTTGCTGCCAGCTGACGTCATTCCACAAATGCTCAACTTCGCTATCTGGTCTATGCTAGCAGGCCTCTTTTTGTTCGGCGGTTCTTTGGTTGCCGGCATTGGAGTAAGGTTGTTGAAGGGATGAGATTAAGAAACAATCCAATAGTTCTTAAATGAAATTAAGGAATCCTTAATTTCATTTAGGAGATATGTTGTAGTATGCGAATTGTTGCTGATTTCCACATTCACTCTCGTTTTGCGAGAGCCACCTCAAAGAGCATAAACCTGGAGAATCTTGACCTGTGGGCTAAAAAGAAGGGCATTTTAGTCATGGGGACTGGGGACTTTACCCACCCCATGTGGATTAAAGAGTTAAAGGCAGAGCTGGAGCCAGCAGAGCAGGGTCTGCAGAAAAGAAAAGGAGGAGGAGAAACAAGGTTTGTCTTTTCTGCTGAAATCAGCTGCATCTACTCAAAGGGAGGACAGGTAAGAAAGATTCATCTTCTTTTGCTTGTTCCCTCGCTTTCTGCGGTAGAGAAAATCAACACGCAGCTTTCATGGATAGGGAATCTAAGGAGTGACGGCAGACCCATCTTGGGCATTGATGCAAAGGAAGTGGTAAAGATTGTCTTGGATGCTGACCCCTCTTCTTTGGTAGTTCCGGCTCACGCTTGGACCCCCTGGTTTTCGATATTTGGGTCAAAATCGGGATTTAACTCGCTTAGAGAATGTTTTGATGAATATACCAAGTATATCTATGCCATTGAGACCGGGCTTTCCTCAGATCCCGCAATGAATTGGAGGTTGTCTGCGTTGGATACTATCACCCTGCTTAGCAATTCAGATTCACATTCCTTAGAAAAGATTGGAAGGGAGGTGAATGTTTTTGATACCGAACTAAGCTATCCTGCAATAAGGGAAGCTATTGTAAAGAAAGACCCAAAGAAATTTTTGTTTACTGTTGAGTTTTTTCCCGAGGAAGGAAAATACCATTATGACGGACACCGTCTATGCAATGTTTCCCTGAGTCCAGAAGAGTCAAAAAAACAAGGAAACCAATGCCATGTATGCAAGAGGCCTTTAACCATTGGGGTATTGAACCGAGTGGCGGAGCTTGCTGATAGGCCCGCCTTCAATAAATCTTCGGCGGATAAACCAGAAGGTGCAATACCGTACAAATCCCTCATTCCTCTACAAGAAATTATTGCAGATGCACTGCACCAAGGGGTTGGCACCAAGCAAGGAAAGACAGAGTATGAAAAGCTTATCTTGAGATTTCAAACCGAGTTTGCAGTGCTTTTAGATGCAAAGGCAGGGGAATTAAAAGAAGCAACGCTTCCTGAAATTGCAGAGGGCATTGTATGGGCGAGGGAAGGAAAGGTGCAAATTGAACCTGGGTATGACGGGGAGTTTGGCAAGATTAAGATTTTTAAAGATGACGAGCAAAAGGACAGTGCCATCCAAAAAAGTTTGTTTTGAGATTCTGTTGACAACGTTTTGCTTGCATAATATGATAAATGCGCCTTTTTAGTTTAAAAAAATAAACTCATTATGATAACGGTAGCGGATTTAAAGGGTAAAACAGTAGCAGCTGCGGTCTCCGGAGGGCTAGACTCCTGTACTTTAACCCGTTGGCTGACAGATAACAGTGTTACGGTTATCTGTTTTGTAGTTGATCTCGCGCAACCAGATGAGGTGAACTTTGATAACGCGAAAAAGAGACTGTTAATAGCGGGTGCCAAAGAAGTTGTAGTTGTAGATGGGAAAAATGATTTAGCGCACATTGGGATTTTGGGAGTACAAATGCAAGCAAAATATGAGGGGGGGTATTGGAATACCACAGGTTTAGCTCGCTATGTAATCACAGAACTGGTACTTCGGGAAATGAAAAAAAGAAGAATAACTATTCTTACCCATGGTGCAACTGGAAGAGGAAATGATCAAGTGAGATTTCAACTTATCGCCAATATGCTTGACCCGAACATCGATGTTTATGCGCCCTGGAGAGACGATGCTTTTCTCGATGCCTTTGGGGGAAGAAAAGAAATGATTGCCTTTTGTAAAAAGCGAAATATCCCAATTACAGCAACCATACACAAGTCCTATAGTACAGACGCCAATATGCTTGGCCTGACTCATGAGGCAGGAAAGTTAGAATCACTAGCTACCCCCGCTGACTTTGTTGTTCCCGAAATGGGAGTTCTTCCCCAAAATGCTCCAGACAGAGAGGAGAAGTTTTACGTGACATTTAAGAAAGGATTTCCGGTCAAAGTGAATGGCAAAAAAACAACGCTCCTTGAAGCATTTCTCCTGGCGAATAAAGTTGGGGGAAGAAATGGAGTAGGTATAGGAATTCATGTTGTAGAAAATAGGTTTGTGGGTATAAAATCGCGAGGG
The Patescibacteria group bacterium DNA segment above includes these coding regions:
- a CDS encoding PD-(D/E)XK nuclease family protein, whose amino-acid sequence is MTLDYFKHKYGYEVEGVWMPRVTAITSLTSRPFFVGSYRSADWGNMVHSAIEKILKGEPHDGEKKIGPSLHAFEKWRRAHAVHITNPAADIECRVYDFENGYAGTIDMIAEVKGKRGIVDLKTGNGIRDEYSLQTAAYLNAYNKGALKKLQATTRWILRIDQYEECKGCFAKKKEKDGKERISGGNEWCNHQWSLPTGEAEFLELEGQEEDLKAFLAAKEVWEWYHRSFLRKVANYPKNSVQKVLI
- a CDS encoding DNA helicase UvrD — its product is MRIVADFHIHSRFARATSKSINLENLDLWAKKKGILVMGTGDFTHPMWIKELKAELEPAEQGLQKRKGGGETRFVFSAEISCIYSKGGQVRKIHLLLLVPSLSAVEKINTQLSWIGNLRSDGRPILGIDAKEVVKIVLDADPSSLVVPAHAWTPWFSIFGSKSGFNSLRECFDEYTKYIYAIETGLSSDPAMNWRLSALDTITLLSNSDSHSLEKIGREVNVFDTELSYPAIREAIVKKDPKKFLFTVEFFPEEGKYHYDGHRLCNVSLSPEESKKQGNQCHVCKRPLTIGVLNRVAELADRPAFNKSSADKPEGAIPYKSLIPLQEIIADALHQGVGTKQGKTEYEKLILRFQTEFAVLLDAKAGELKEATLPEIAEGIVWAREGKVQIEPGYDGEFGKIKIFKDDEQKDSAIQKSLF
- the argG gene encoding argininosuccinate synthase, with amino-acid sequence MTVADLKGKTVAAAVSGGLDSCTLTRWLTDNSVTVICFVVDLAQPDEVNFDNAKKRLLIAGAKEVVVVDGKNDLAHIGILGVQMQAKYEGGYWNTTGLARYVITELVLREMKKRRITILTHGATGRGNDQVRFQLIANMLDPNIDVYAPWRDDAFLDAFGGRKEMIAFCKKRNIPITATIHKSYSTDANMLGLTHEAGKLESLATPADFVVPEMGVLPQNAPDREEKFYVTFKKGFPVKVNGKKTTLLEAFLLANKVGGRNGVGIGIHVVENRFVGIKSRGVYEMPGMELLGNCYEFLLQLVLERRSRKLFQSLSGFLSEQIYQGYFYDPASQAAMSAVKYISSLISGTVYVKLYKGNVFYQKIEDARHSLYSEETASMEKIGTFNHADSEGLLNILGITAKAQSVAKQINLTPTKAKPGA